GAAACGCAAAGCTCGGCGAGCATTGTTGATTCCTTAGGGTCGTTAATAATATTTACCACTCTTTCGTCGCCGCCCGGAACAAAATCGGAACGGGTGGTGAGCTTCGTACCTATGGTGGCGCCCACCCCTCCGGGCATTGCGTTAATTACAGAAATGGCCCCCCAGGACATGCCAGTCGTCAATATGTTCAGCTCCTGACGGTTTTTAATCCCGCCATTGTTCTTCTATCCTCTATGTAAGACGAAAGTTATATAATATTCAGCTAGATTGACCTCTCCAGTGGGCTGGTAGATCAGCTGGAAGATCGCTTGCTTTGCAAGCAAGAAGTCGCGAGTTCAAATCTCGCCCAGTCCACCTTCCTTTAATTTCTTCTTTTAACGATGCCTGTTCGGCTTCAGTTTCTGGGAACGGCGTACGATATGTCGCAATTCAATACTTGGGGGCTCATCGATTTTCCTTGCCCCGGCATTCCGAGCACAGCCCTCTCAGAATGACCCAATGCCCGTGTACTTCAGCATCTTCGGGCGGTACGATGCGGGAATCTACATTCATGCCGGGCGGTATGTTCACGTCAATCACTTTATCGCACTTTTCGCAGATGAAATGAAAATGGTCATCCAACCTGCAGTCGAATCGGTCGACGCCCCCTGCCATCCGCACGTGGCGGATCAGGCCCTGCTCGGAAAGCAGCTTCAGGTTCCGATAAATCGTGCCTCGGCTGATATGCGGGTCGGACCTGCGCGCTTCATTGTACACCTCGTCCGCGCTGGGATGATCACGTCTGTTCTTTACGATATCAAGAACCAATTTCCTCTGTGGTGTATTCCTGTACTCCATCATCCGGATCACTTTCTGCTTCTATCTTGATGCATCCTTTCATACGGACGATATGTATCGTCACGCATATTCCGACTATCGACAGCAACACTGTCAACAGGGCATCATAGGTCATCAACATTGAAAGTACCAGCATTCCCCACAGCGACGCCAGCGCAAAGATCTTGGTCTTGACGGGGACGCCGGTACCTTCTCTATAGTTTTTGATTATAGGGCCGAAGAAACGTGTGTTTGTGAGCCACTTGTATAAGCGTGGGCTCCCTGTAGCATAGCACAGGGCGGCGCCCAGGACCAGCGGCGTCGTGGGCAGGAGAGGGAGAAACGCCCCTATCGCGCCCAGAACGAGCATCGCCGTACCGGCAATACA
The DNA window shown above is from Methanomassiliicoccaceae archaeon and carries:
- a CDS encoding transcriptional repressor, producing the protein MVLDIVKNRRDHPSADEVYNEARRSDPHISRGTIYRNLKLLSEQGLIRHVRMAGGVDRFDCRLDDHFHFICEKCDKVIDVNIPPGMNVDSRIVPPEDAEVHGHWVILRGLCSECRGKENR
- a CDS encoding YbaN family protein; translated protein: MKIRNVLFCIAGTAMLVLGAIGAFLPLLPTTPLVLGAALCYATGSPRLYKWLTNTRFFGPIIKNYREGTGVPVKTKIFALASLWGMLVLSMLMTYDALLTVLLSIVGICVTIHIVRMKGCIKIEAESDPDDGVQEYTTEEIGS